The Coleofasciculus sp. FACHB-1120 region GATTGAAACGGTTAGTTCAGCAAGACATTCCCGTTTTCCTGAATGGTCATGGCATTTTTATCAACACTGAGATCCGTTGTTTCTTCCAAAACCACCTCTAACATTCCCTGTTCGCTTGATGTTTGGGGAACGACTCTCAGCAATGCACCATTCGGACGTTGGAAGGTCAGATTTACAGGGGTTTTCAAGCCTTGGAGCGTAATATTATCTCTACCCGGTAGTCTTCGCTGATTGGTATCGCCCAGCACCTGGTAAGTAATGGGATCGCCGGTTTGGTTGATCAGCCTGACATTCACCATCCCGTTCATGGGTATCACGCTAGAAGCGGGAGATTGTAGCTGTTCCGGGGCTGGTGCTTGAATCACAGCACCCGGTTGTGTCGGCGGTGCCGTCTCAGCGCCCGGTCTTGGCGGTGCTGGGGATGTTGTCTCAGTTGCGGAACCTGGCTGGAGTGGCGGAGCGGCTGGGCAACCTGCGGGAGGACGAATGCCCGCTTGAATGTATCTAGATTCGTAGAAAATGCTAGGACAAGGATTTAGCGGCGAAGCACCCTGAGCGTTATTCTGCAATTGGTTGACATTGCTAGGAGTGGAGTTATTTTGCATCATGCCCTCTCCACTTGCAGGTGGTTGCATCATGCCCTCTCCACTTGCCGGTGGTTGCATCATGCGATCGCCACTGGCGGGTGGTTGCATCAGGCGATCGCGAGTATCGCGCGGTTGGTCGATCTCCCCTGGAGCCGAGTTCATCTGAGCCAGCGCTGGTAAGCCAAAGAGCAAACTCCCACAAATCGCGCCTGCTAACGCTAGTGTTTTTTTGATTGGCTGATGTTTGTGAATCATGATTGATTCTCCTTTAATTCAGTTTTTTTAAAAGCGTTTATACTGCCCGACTTCAGTAATTTGATACTCGTCGGGCAGCAAAAGAAGATTAAATTTTAGTCAACAAAAGGCAAAAGCAAAGAATTTGCTCTTTTAATTTTTGCCTTTTTCAAAAAGCTTAGGCTTGCTCCCAGAGTTCTCTAATTTTGTCGGGTAAGAAGCCAGCAATTTCCTGAACCCGTTCTTCGGACAATTCATCTTTTGTCGCTGAGAACACAGCCTTGATTGCCATTTCTGGTTCTACCCCTTGCGGCAAACCTGCTTCTTGGCGAATCCGGAATAGAAAAGTATCAGCCTTAATGATCAGGGGAGGACGAATCCGGCTAAGGAAATGGACAATTGGATTGGTATCCTGCCACAAGTCAGCAATTTCGTTTTGCAGCGCCTTATCTTCTGTCGGTTCTACTGGTTCATGCAGTTCAGAAGTCACCCGATCGGCGGCTTCATTCGTCATCATATCCCGCATGGTACGGAACACAACCTCACTGATATCTCTAGCATCAAAGATATCTTCCAGTTCGCCCCTGAACATCACTTTCTCTAGGAAGGGCATATCTTTTGTGGCAATGGGAACCACAGGACCTTCCTTAAGGGCTGCTGGCGGGTTTTCCTCCATTTTTTCCAACAGGCGTTGCCCTTTTTCCGTCAGTCTGGCACTTTTAAATTTAATTAGATGAGGTGCTAAACCATCAGAGGGATCGTAGGAATTGGCAATGCGGAAGTCGAACTCTTTTGGATTAACGAGATTCGTGGTATCTTCCTGATTGGCGTAGGCATTGCCAGTAAATTCAGCATCGATATACTGCTTTTGATTTAAATAATCTAGATGCCCCATCAGGTCGGTTTCTGTGACTTGTCTACCAGCGAAGTCTGCTGCCGTGAAGGCTACTTCATGCTTACCCGGCTGGTTGTCACCTTCGTGGATTTTTTTGAGTAAAATGTAGGCAACATCTTCTCTTAAGGGTATTGTCATCAGAATCTCCTTATATTTTGAATGTCGAATTTAGTAAACGCGGCGCTTTACCCTAAACTTTCCATAAGAAAGCGCTCGTATATAACGAGTAGAGAAATTGAAACTCAAAGAGAGTTTCAAAACCACTTTTGGGTCTAAATTTGGCTAAATTGCCTTAGCCGCTATTCAAGAAATTAGTAGGTCAAGCTTGATCCCTGCATCTGCCAGGGGAAGCATTTCTAAAGTAGAGTCTTCGGAAGGATGCACGAAGAGGGATGAAAGATGAATAGATTTGTCCTGCCTAATATTCTTCTGTGTCTGCCGGTAAAGTGACGGTAACGGTTGTACCTTGATGGAGAATGCTTTCAATCTGGATATGACCTTGGTGAGTTTCAATAATTGCCTGCGCGATCGCTAACCCTAATCCAGATCCCGTTACCGTTGTATTTCCCGCGATATGAGTTCTGGCTGGATCGACTCGATAGAATCGGTCGAAAATGTGGGGCAGTGCCGACTCTGGAATGCCGATGCCAGTATCGCTGACTCTGACTTGCAGATGGGGCATCCCGTGGCGTTTCGTCGGGAGACGATTCATGGCATCGACCCATTGCAATTTCACATCAACTTTACCCCCCGCTGGGGTGTATTGCAGGGCGTTACTGACCAAATTGGTGAATAGACGCGCTAGCTGATCCCAGTCACCTTCAATAGCAAAGACATCCTCTTCAAATTTGGGATTTTGAATTTGGGAAGGGAGATATTCTTCCTCAATCATGCCCATATTTAAAATCGGCAATCCAAAATCGAGAGATAGCTTGATGCCTTTCTCAGAAGCGACTAGCTGTTGTTCTTCAATCACTTCCATCAACAAGGCATCAAGGTGAACTTGAACCCAAGTGCGTTGTTTCATGCCACTATCCTGCCGCGCCAGAAATAGCAGATCGTCCACTAAACGCCCTAAACGTCTGGTGAGCCGTTCTACAACCTTCATCTGTTGTCGGTAATGGATAGGTGCCGCTCCAGATGCCTCTAGTAGGTCGGGATCGTCCAGCGCCACCTGCACATTCGTTTGAATCATCGCAATCGGGTTCCGCAGTTCGTGGGAGGCGTCAGCGGTGAATTGTTTAAGCCGTTGGTAAGACTCTCTCACGGGTTCCATTGCCAACCCAGAAAGCCACCAGCCGCTAGTCGCCACAGAAATCAACATAAATCCGGTGCCAAAAATCAAATCGACCATCAACAAGCGAGTCGGTTTGGCAACCTCAAACCAGGGATGGCTCACGCGCAGATATCCCAGCACCTGACGCCCCATTTGCACTCGTTGTGTCACCTGTCGCAAAAGCAGCTTGGAGTCCTTCGTTGCTTCCCTGGTCGGAGACCAAAATTCCGAGTCTAAAATCCCTTGCCAGGAAGCCCGAACGACCGGCACGGTTTCACCAGTGCGGTTGAGATGAATGGGAATATCTAAAGGTTCCGAGAGAGTTGACCAGAGTAATTCTCCTGTAGGGCTAAACCACTCTAGGTCGATGTGGTCGTCTTCAGCGGCTTCTGCATTGTTGCGAAAACTTGCTTCAACGTTGACGGAGGAATTGCCATTCGGGGCGGTTTCAATCACGAGCGATCGCTGCACCACTTCCACTACATGATTGAGGGTGTCATCCACGCGCTCAATCAGCGTGTTGCGGACATACAAATAGACCCCAGTGGCAAATAGCAGTAACAGTACCGCTGTGACAGCCGTATACCAAATAGCCAGACGCCGACGAGTGGCTTGAAACATAAATTAACTCAATCTTTTGCCAATGCTATTCTGGCAACTCACCAAAACGTTCCTGATAACGCGCTAATTGTTCCTCTGGAGTTAAAAACCGATTTCTCCTTTCGTCATACCAATACAACCACTCGCGTTGCACGCCTTGATGATTGCCCATACTGCGACCAATTCCTAAACCAATTTCTGGCATCCAAAAAGGCTCTCCAATTTGCTGCTGATAGGTTCCATCTATCAAGCGATAAACTTCAAATGGTTCCTGTTGGTCTCTGCGCCAATGATTGGGGTTATAAATTACGTAATACAATACTCCTAATCCGGCATAAATTGCCATTTTATCGTCATATTCTTCTCCCGGAGTTTGGGAAACAATTTCTAAAACAAAAATAGGAACTATCTGGTTTTCTTCCCAAACTACATAGCTTTTCCGTAACTGATTTCCCTTAACGCGCTCAACTCCCAAACTGAGAAAAGCATCCGGGACAATAGGAACTCTAGGATTTAAACCTGTGGTATGGTAAATCCCCATATTTACTCCAAAAAACCAGTCATATCGATTCGCCCAAATAAACCCTAAAATAGATTTGAGCAAGTTAGGAACTAAGTTGTGCAGTTCATTATCCACTGGAAGACCATCGGATTCAGGTAGTTCATCGCTAGTCGGTAAGCGTAGCTGGGGGTCAAATTTCACCATAATAGCTATCCTCTCAATCGCGTGCGTTTCCCAACTTCGAGAATATTAAATTAGCGAAAAAATGAAGCATATAACTTAACCCTAATATCTACTTCTTACACAAAGGTACACAGAGAAATTAAGCTAACTTCGCGTACCTTTGCGTACTAAGAGCGTTTCAAATCTTTTCTACAATCTAAGCAACTTTAAGCAGCACTGCGTTGCCCAAATTGGGTCAAGAAGCGGAACGCCTTGACAATGGAACTTGCACAATCTCTAGGGGAAGTGCCGTAAAAAGCACGCCACGCGGCAGCTTTATACTCGTCATAACGATCTACTCGTTCTGGAAATTTATCCAACCAAGCCAAGCGCACGGCATGACCAATTAGCACATCTAGCACAATATATTCTTCTACTTGTAACTCTGGATTTGCTTGAGCGATCGCTGCCAATTCCATCAACGCCTCAATATTCACCTTCCGGTATTCCGGTGCCTGTATCTTATTGAGCAAATGCTCGATCCGCAGGGCAAAATTCTTTTCCCCTGGCGTCATTTCCGACAAAATCAAATGGCTATCCAAACGATTGCGCCGCTCTAGCTTATCCCCAATTACCAAACCTTTGCAGTGTTTCAGCAGTCTCCAGACGCTGGGATAAAAGTCTTTCGGGACTCGATTGAGCGCCCCGTCCAGTTGTCGCTGTCGCAACCAACCCCCAGCAGTGGGTGCCTCTGCCTCATCGGGTTCCACCGGCACCACCCACTCAATCTCCTGTTCCTGCTGTTTGACGTGTAAGGATTCTTGCTGACGCAGCACTTGGTTCATCCCCTCATACCCAGCTAATACTTGGCGCAGCCGCATTCTCACTTCAAACGGACTTAACTGCATCAAGTGTTCGTAAGCTTCATCCTGAGTCAGGCGTAACTCGTGCGCCAATTCGCTAGTCAACAGCAGAATCAAATATCCTACCCGCAGCGTCAGCAAACCGTCAAATAGCTGAGGTTCCCCCTTGATCAGCAGTCCGAGATAAATGAGGATTTCTTGAGTGAAGACGCGATCGCGAATATCCTCCCCACAGAACTCGCGGATCTTGTCCATAATTTCTGTATAAGACATCGGGCGTGCTATCAGCGACGCCTCAGTATACGCCTTGCCCACCGTAATCTGCTTGCCCCGCACCAGGATATCCGTTACCGCATCCGACAAGCCAATATCAACCTTATTCAGTAACCCAGCAGCATGACGCACCACCGTCCAATAGGGGGACGCTCCGCTGGTGCCTGCCTTGGTGTAAACTTCATCCAGCAAATCCGCCACCGTCACTCGCTGTCCGGGTCCCCCAAAGCCGGTATCAAAATCCAATCCCTGCAACCGCACCAAGGTATGCAACAACTCGATTTGTTCATAGATGTTTTCCGACTCCCGAAGGCTAGAGAGCAATAACCCCAAGTTGGTTTCGCACTCCAGCATAAATTCTTGAGTATTACCCAACGGCCCATTCTTATCGGGATGGCTAGTCAGGTAGTACCGCCGCGTCGCCGCATCTTGAACTGGCGACTGGGTAAACTCAAAGTCGTGTAGAAAATCAATTCGTTGTGTCCCAGATGTCAGCATCAGCTGATTGAGCCGCCCCAATTTCACCCGAACCCCATTACATAAACCATCTTTTAGCTCCTGCATCAGTTCCAGAAGCGCCTCTGAGCCGGTTTCCAACATCGCGTGGGTCAGCAACAACGTCATGGTAGGACGCCCTAGCTCAAACCAATTGCGCTGAATATAAGCCAGTTCGCTCTGAATTTCAGCAACTAAGAAATGGTAGTCAAGGGTCAGGTAAAACTGCTGTTGATCCAAAAATGACGGTAAGAAAACAATCGTCTCGCTGCGGATGCGAAAAATCCTTGATGTCGTTAAAGTCCGCAACCGACGCACGGGTCTACCCGTGAGTCCCAGCTTGTCGTTCCGCCCAATTTGGGTATAAACCGCTGAGAGTTCTGTTGCTTGACGCACCTGAATCGGCTCTAGTTGTTGCGGCGTCTGGGTTGCAATGCCGTGGACTGCTAATTCAGCCTGCAACTTTTCATCTTCTGCCAGCAGCGCAATTTGTACCATCGGGTTTCCTTCCCGACCCACACTCAGGTGCCGTCCCAGCGGGTCAATATCTCCCACCGCGATTAACTTTTCACTCAGCATTTCTCCTAGCAGGTACAAGCTTTGCGCCCACACCAAGGGGATATTTTCATTCGGCAGGCGCGGTTGGGTGTGGGGGTTCTGTCTCTCCGCCTCAATCTTTTCCGCCGGGACATAATAAAGCTCCGGTAGCAGCCGCAAACCGTCCTGCTCAATCAGCAGAAACTCCAGACACTCTTGGTAATCCTTAACCTGTTCCATATCTCCTCGAAACAAGCCATCCAGCACCAGGTAGGTGAAAAATAAAGGCCATTCGCACTCAATATGCTCAAATTGTTGCAATTCCCAAGGTTCGTAGTGCAAGCGGCTAGTATCTTCCAAAACAGTTTGGTGTCCATCTCGCAAAAAGCGTTTGCAGCCGTAGCGTCCCTCCAGTTTGTCGATGATTTTCTGTCGGGTACGTTCCATCAGCTCCATATTTTCCACCGCAAAGGCTGGGAAACTAATGACGCTCAAGCTAGCCGCATCTACTTCTTTGGAGCTTGATTCCCTTGGCAGCAGTGATTTCAGGGTCATGCGGGCGCGGGCAATTTCATCCGGCAGCACATGAATTACAGAAGCCTGAGAACCACGCACTCCGAATAAATCCAGTCCGCTAATTGCTTCTAAGGCGGCTTTTGCCATCCCGACCGAACTGGCATTTAGCTCTGGATTCCCCCGGTTTATCTTATTTCCCCGCTCCCAAATCCCATAATCGGGGGTTCGGTAAGTTCTGCCAATGTAATAGACCAGATTTTGGACAAAGTTTACTTCGTCAATGGCGTAGATGATATGTAACCCCGATGCCGTCATCTGAGCCAGCATCAGCAGAAATAGCGAGGTGGCATCTAACTGCAAGTGTCCCCAAGCGTCATCGCCAACTACGACATCACCGCTGCTGGTGTTGTATTTGGCATGCAGACAGTCTAGGAGGGATTGGCTTTGTTTGAATTGCTCGACTTTGTGGCTCTGTCGCATCATACAGAACAACAGCCCCCGCATCAGCTTGACGACGCTTTGTTCTAGCTCGTAGGTGCGCCCCTTATCTTCATCGACTTTGCGGTAAGCCAGCGCCAATCCCCAAACGGCGAGAATGCTGTAAACGTTGTCGCGTACCCAGGCATCGGTGTAGTCGCCGTGGGCGTTAATTGCAGTACTAGCGGGCAACAGACCCGTAATCGGATTTTGACGATTGAGAATGACAGCCTTGATCTGGTGGTAGTAATTATCGAGGCGATCGCTTAGCGGTTGTGAGGCGTTTAGCAACATATCATTCTCCAGCAGTATGGGGAATCCAGCCTAAGTGCTTTTTATTTTCGCACCAAAGCCAAAATTCATCTGACCAATGGAACAGATTGTTGCGCGTTTACAAATATTTGGTTACATTAATTTAAAGATTGTAACAAAACGTCATTATCGAGTTAAAACTATGCAAAATCAAGACCGCAACGATGCAACCAAGATTGGCTTTACGCCGCAAGCTGAAAATTGGAATGGGCGTTTCGCCATGATCGGCTTCCTCGCTGCCATGATGATTGAACTCACCACGGGTCAAGGCGTGCTTCATTTTTGGGGTCTCATGTAATTATTTCAGTTTTATAAATTTGGTCAATCTCAAAAGCTCGCTGGGAGTTTCTCTAGGAATTCCCGGTTTTTTGGTTTTCCAAATAATAGTAGGGGCAGGTCAAGAAACCCGCCCCTACTATTTAGTTATCTCGCTAAAAAGGATTGTTTAGCGAATGTATTCTTTGAGAATACTGTTGCGATTAGGATGGCGCAACTTGCGGAGAGCTTTCGCTTCAATTTGACGAATCCGTTCGCGGGTAACGTTGAAGATTTGACCGATTTCTTCAAGAGTTTTCATGCGTCCATCATCCAAACCGTAGCGCAGACGCAGCACATCCCGTTCGCGGGGGCTGAGGGTGTCGAGGACGCTTTCTAGGTCTTCCCGGAGGAGATTTTTAGAAACTTGATCTTCGGGGGTTTCACCATCTGCTTCGATGAAGTCTCCTAGGCGAGAGTCTTCTTCTTTACCGATGGGAGTTTCTAGAGAAATGGGTAACTGAGCTGATTTGGCGATGAATCGCAATTTCTCGATGGTCATTTCCATGCGAGTTGCGATTTCTTCTTCAGTGGGTTTGCGACCCATTTCTTGGGATAGAAGCTTGGTGGTTTTCTTAATGCGGGAGATAGTTTCGTACAGGTGGACGGGTAGTCGAATGGTGCGAGATTGATCCGCGATCGCTCTCGTGATTGCCTGCCGAATCCACCACGTCGCATAGGTGGAGAACTTGTAACCTTTTTCGTGGTCAAATTTTTCAGCGGCTCGAATCAAGCCTAGACTGCCTTCCTGAATCAAGTCTTGGAAAGATAAGCCGCGATTCATATATTTTTTGGCAATCGAAACCACCAAACGCAGGTTTGACTGCACCATTTTGTCCTTAGCGCGGCGACCTACATAAAGGCGATGTCGGAACGCTGGTAGGCGCTTCTTCACCTCTTTAGACCACTCTTCTTGTTGCGGTTCGCGCCCTAGCTGAGTAGCGAGTTGTTCCCAAACCCGTTCAGATTTCAGGACTCCTTCAGCCCACTCTATATCCTGCGGTTCCCGCTCCAGATTTTCGATCAGTTGCTCGCGCAAACGCTCTAATTCTAGTAAGTCGGCTATTTTGCGTGCAAGTTCAATTTCTTCATCGGCTCGTAAGAGACGAATCCGACCAATTTCTTGTAAATAGAGACGAATCGAATCCTCAGTGTAGTGTTTCTTTTTGGTTTGCACCCGACGACGGGATCTACTGACCTTACCAGGCTTACCTTCGTCTTCATCGGGCGTTACGTCTACAAAGTCGTCTTGATCCGCGTCTTCATCAATTAAGAGATCCAACTCGCTCTCAGGCGGAGTGATGATTTCGAGTACGTCGTTGGCCTGGGTCATGCCGAATTCCTCATGCTCCTTCAGTTAAAGACCAGAAGATGGTGTTAGTTAATCTACAAAACAAGTGAGCCAGTCATTTATCTTGCCAGCTTTCAACGCTTGCTGACTGGCTAAATGAGAGAAAAGGGAGAATGCGCTCGCGTGAAACGCCAGCGTTCGATAACCGCGTTGAAATAGGTGTTAATGCTGGTAGTGTTCAAAACCTTTCCGATTGTAGCCTTTCTCACAAAACTTGCACGCTTTTGGTTTATTTAAACCTTCAAATATGAAGTTAATGTCAAAGTGGCTTTTCCAAATGGATAATCTGATTGGAATTGATACACCCATTCCGATCCCATCTCCTTCAAGTAGCTTTTGCAGGATTTACCAGCAACACTTGCTGGTTGATTTGGTGATGCCTCCAGCCAGTTGATCGCTGTATTTCTATAAATAGCCTATAGTTAAGCGTCAAAGGTTTGGGGAGAGTAGCACTAAGCAGTAATGAACGTTTAGGCAAAACTAGAGAAAATGTTGCTTTATCTCGCATTTTGCTTCAATGCAACTCTATCCTACTGACGCTTTATGGGCGATGGGTTGCGACAAATGGCTGAATTCTATTCCGTCATTCTAATCAACAAGAGCCAAAATGTGACAGAGAGAACATCAATATATTTCCTATTTAGGTTAAAGAGGTCAACTGACTTTGCTGCCACAGCGCATCGATGGTAACAAATTGATATCCTTGCTGCAAGAGTTGGGGCACTAGCTGGGCGGTTGTTTCAGCCACATCTTGACCTCCATAATAGCCATCATGCAAAACAATGACCGAACCATTTTGGACTTGCCGCAAAACTCGCTGTACGACAACGCTAACCCCAGGCTGCACCCAGTCTTCTGGCACCACGCTCCACATGACAGGTCGATAGTTCCACTGCTGCAATAAATCTAAGGTCTGGGGTGTAAACAAACCGTTGGGGGGTCGAACGTCACGAATAAATTGTGGATCGAGTTGACAGGCTTGTTGAATCGCCTGCTGTGTCTTTTCCATA contains the following coding sequences:
- a CDS encoding glycoside hydrolase family 15 protein, with translation MLLNASQPLSDRLDNYYHQIKAVILNRQNPITGLLPASTAINAHGDYTDAWVRDNVYSILAVWGLALAYRKVDEDKGRTYELEQSVVKLMRGLLFCMMRQSHKVEQFKQSQSLLDCLHAKYNTSSGDVVVGDDAWGHLQLDATSLFLLMLAQMTASGLHIIYAIDEVNFVQNLVYYIGRTYRTPDYGIWERGNKINRGNPELNASSVGMAKAALEAISGLDLFGVRGSQASVIHVLPDEIARARMTLKSLLPRESSSKEVDAASLSVISFPAFAVENMELMERTRQKIIDKLEGRYGCKRFLRDGHQTVLEDTSRLHYEPWELQQFEHIECEWPLFFTYLVLDGLFRGDMEQVKDYQECLEFLLIEQDGLRLLPELYYVPAEKIEAERQNPHTQPRLPNENIPLVWAQSLYLLGEMLSEKLIAVGDIDPLGRHLSVGREGNPMVQIALLAEDEKLQAELAVHGIATQTPQQLEPIQVRQATELSAVYTQIGRNDKLGLTGRPVRRLRTLTTSRIFRIRSETIVFLPSFLDQQQFYLTLDYHFLVAEIQSELAYIQRNWFELGRPTMTLLLTHAMLETGSEALLELMQELKDGLCNGVRVKLGRLNQLMLTSGTQRIDFLHDFEFTQSPVQDAATRRYYLTSHPDKNGPLGNTQEFMLECETNLGLLLSSLRESENIYEQIELLHTLVRLQGLDFDTGFGGPGQRVTVADLLDEVYTKAGTSGASPYWTVVRHAAGLLNKVDIGLSDAVTDILVRGKQITVGKAYTEASLIARPMSYTEIMDKIREFCGEDIRDRVFTQEILIYLGLLIKGEPQLFDGLLTLRVGYLILLLTSELAHELRLTQDEAYEHLMQLSPFEVRMRLRQVLAGYEGMNQVLRQQESLHVKQQEQEIEWVVPVEPDEAEAPTAGGWLRQRQLDGALNRVPKDFYPSVWRLLKHCKGLVIGDKLERRNRLDSHLILSEMTPGEKNFALRIEHLLNKIQAPEYRKVNIEALMELAAIAQANPELQVEEYIVLDVLIGHAVRLAWLDKFPERVDRYDEYKAAAWRAFYGTSPRDCASSIVKAFRFLTQFGQRSAA
- the rpoD gene encoding RNA polymerase sigma factor RpoD, whose amino-acid sequence is MTQANDVLEIITPPESELDLLIDEDADQDDFVDVTPDEDEGKPGKVSRSRRRVQTKKKHYTEDSIRLYLQEIGRIRLLRADEEIELARKIADLLELERLREQLIENLEREPQDIEWAEGVLKSERVWEQLATQLGREPQQEEWSKEVKKRLPAFRHRLYVGRRAKDKMVQSNLRLVVSIAKKYMNRGLSFQDLIQEGSLGLIRAAEKFDHEKGYKFSTYATWWIRQAITRAIADQSRTIRLPVHLYETISRIKKTTKLLSQEMGRKPTEEEIATRMEMTIEKLRFIAKSAQLPISLETPIGKEEDSRLGDFIEADGETPEDQVSKNLLREDLESVLDTLSPRERDVLRLRYGLDDGRMKTLEEIGQIFNVTRERIRQIEAKALRKLRHPNRNSILKEYIR
- a CDS encoding polysaccharide deacetylase family protein, with the translated sequence MQLAPLFPIVYRILQPAFPRCLWSGTGNSRAIALTFDDGPHPQYTPELLKVLDHYGIPASFFWLGVCVNRAPATAKEVYRRGHWLGLHGYDHRAFPKLSPADLKQSMEKTQQAIQQACQLDPQFIRDVRPPNGLFTPQTLDLLQQWNYRPVMWSVVPEDWVQPGVSVVVQRVLRQVQNGSVIVLHDGYYGGQDVAETTAQLVPQLLQQGYQFVTIDALWQQSQLTSLT
- a CDS encoding chlorophyll a/b-binding protein codes for the protein MQNQDRNDATKIGFTPQAENWNGRFAMIGFLAAMMIELTTGQGVLHFWGLM
- a CDS encoding DUF2267 domain-containing protein — encoded protein: MTIPLREDVAYILLKKIHEGDNQPGKHEVAFTAADFAGRQVTETDLMGHLDYLNQKQYIDAEFTGNAYANQEDTTNLVNPKEFDFRIANSYDPSDGLAPHLIKFKSARLTEKGQRLLEKMEENPPAALKEGPVVPIATKDMPFLEKVMFRGELEDIFDARDISEVVFRTMRDMMTNEAADRVTSELHEPVEPTEDKALQNEIADLWQDTNPIVHFLSRIRPPLIIKADTFLFRIRQEAGLPQGVEPEMAIKAVFSATKDELSEERVQEIAGFLPDKIRELWEQA
- a CDS encoding HAMP domain-containing sensor histidine kinase is translated as MFQATRRRLAIWYTAVTAVLLLLFATGVYLYVRNTLIERVDDTLNHVVEVVQRSLVIETAPNGNSSVNVEASFRNNAEAAEDDHIDLEWFSPTGELLWSTLSEPLDIPIHLNRTGETVPVVRASWQGILDSEFWSPTREATKDSKLLLRQVTQRVQMGRQVLGYLRVSHPWFEVAKPTRLLMVDLIFGTGFMLISVATSGWWLSGLAMEPVRESYQRLKQFTADASHELRNPIAMIQTNVQVALDDPDLLEASGAAPIHYRQQMKVVERLTRRLGRLVDDLLFLARQDSGMKQRTWVQVHLDALLMEVIEEQQLVASEKGIKLSLDFGLPILNMGMIEEEYLPSQIQNPKFEEDVFAIEGDWDQLARLFTNLVSNALQYTPAGGKVDVKLQWVDAMNRLPTKRHGMPHLQVRVSDTGIGIPESALPHIFDRFYRVDPARTHIAGNTTVTGSGLGLAIAQAIIETHQGHIQIESILHQGTTVTVTLPADTEEY
- a CDS encoding Uma2 family endonuclease: MVKFDPQLRLPTSDELPESDGLPVDNELHNLVPNLLKSILGFIWANRYDWFFGVNMGIYHTTGLNPRVPIVPDAFLSLGVERVKGNQLRKSYVVWEENQIVPIFVLEIVSQTPGEEYDDKMAIYAGLGVLYYVIYNPNHWRRDQQEPFEVYRLIDGTYQQQIGEPFWMPEIGLGIGRSMGNHQGVQREWLYWYDERRNRFLTPEEQLARYQERFGELPE